A window of Ascochyta rabiei chromosome 6, complete sequence genomic DNA:
CAGAGTTCTCATACAAACTCAAGCCAAAGCTACCACAGCAATTTAAGCAAGCGGAGACTGCCGGTGTACCGTTGGCGGTTATCTTGGGAGAAGAAGAATTGAAAGCAGGTCAGGTTAAGATCAAGGTCATGGGAATCACAGACGAGAACAACCCAGAGAAGGACGGCGTGCTGGTTGACAGGACCAACATGGTCGCTGAGATTCGCAAACGGTTGCCCAGCACCAACGGTGTTTAGATTACGCTCGGCAAGGGCATCTAAAGACACAAAAACAGAGCATAAGATACCCATAAGACACTGATGCCCTCGGCATGTTCAAACCGAACTGTGCTTGTACACTCTCCATGGTTGGCACGAAAAGAGAAGTGCCGACTTGTGTCGCTCTTGTGGAAGGTCACTTTTACTTTGCGCATTATGCACATCACTCGGCAGTTGACAAGTCTTCTCGAGCAGGTTCCCTTTGTGATCTACAGACGTGAAGGTTATCGATGTGTAGTGTTAGGATCAAACTAAGCCATGAGCAGCTCAGATGAGGACCACATCAGAGGATGCAGGTGGTTGTTATAGGTCTTGGGATTCTGCTACATGACTTATGTACAGCTGACTTCTAAATGAAAAGGTGTCCAGGGCTCTGGTGTCTGCTCTTCTCAAAGCAATCGTGAGAAACTCAGGCGTCGACTTGCAGTTGGCAGTCTAGTAGCCGTCCTTGCCCCACTTGTTGTATGTGTCGTGCAGCTCCTGTGGGTAGTTCATCAGCCAATGCTCGCGAGGGTGTAGTGGCTGCGAGGTCAAACCGTTGACATACCTTGGGGAGCGTAACGTTGGGGATCACGACCACGTTGAGGGCCGAAGGAGCATCCTTCTTCACGCTGGTATCACCGCCGGGGTGGTACTGGTATGGGCTGGAGCCACCCTGCTTCCAGGGCTCGCTGTGCTCGGCCTTGGACACGGTTCGCTCGGACGAGGCGCTGGTGGGCGAGCGGGCTGCGCAGGTTCAGCAAGGAGTTGCGCAGTCGTGCGCCGTTGGACTAGCTGGGGAGCTTACAGAAGTGCCAGCCTGCGAGTCCGAAGACACCGCTCATGATGGCCAGGAGCACCTGTGCAACTCAATTAGCCTCCTATGGCCTGCTCTAGCGTGGCAAATGCTCGTGGCGTACATAGAGCTCGGGGTCGCGCTTCGCTCCGGTCTTGAGGGCGTCCTTGCCGGCCTGCCTCTCGGCGTGTCCGGAGTCAGAGGGGGCGGTGCTGGCCCAGCGGCGGGCAGGAGCGGCGGCGCGGAGGCGCGGGGCAGCGCGGAAGGCTGAGCGGGCAGCGATGGAGGACATGTCTGCGTCGGAGAGGGTGGGTGTCGACGGGGGTGGTTGCGGAGAGAATGCGAGGTGGACTGGCGGGACGTTGACGACAAAGCTGTGGCTGTCAGTGGTTCGAGCCAAGCTTTCCGCCAGAAGCGGTTAGCGTGCGGGAGCCGGACCTTGCAGCcatgggcatgggcatggCATGGGGCCATGGGCATTCATCACGGCGCGGCCCCTTTCGCACGTAATCACGATTTCTCAGCGCTCTCAGCCGCCAAAGCGCGCCGTCACCGCGCCCAAACACCCGCCTGTCCTGCGTGTTTTCCTTTCCTGTCGCTCCTTCGCCCTCCGCACTTCGCACTTCGCACCTcgcacccacacccacatcACACCTTCCCTCGCTTTGCGCCTTTCCGCGCCTTCCCTCGCCGATGTCATGAAGATTTCAGCCACGACCCTGACCACCGCCACGCTCCGCCCATGACGACCGTCGAACAGAAGCGCAGCTCGACGGGCAGCCGCGTGCTGGGCATGACCGGCCCGGTCGGCGAGCCGTCGCTGCCCCCCTCGCGCCCATCTTCCATTGCGACCGCGCACTCGGGCAGCCAGGCACGCTGGTCTCAACCCACAGCGCCGCGACGGGGCATGAGCGTCGCAGGCAGCTTGGGCCAGAGCCGCCCGACGACGGCAGCCAGCAGAACGCATGTCCCGCTGGCCGCCCATGGCTTCTTCCGCCCCATGAGCTCGCAACGACTCCAGCAGCAGCGTAATCAGCGGCCAACTTCTCTCCTCGGCCAGAACTCTCTCCGCGCCAACAACGCACGCGACTCGACCGCCAGCTCGTATCGCCAAAGCGTTGGCTCCACGCAGACAATGCGCGGCCAACCTACCCTGGGCCTCCACCACGAGCTTAACCAGCCCCCTCCGTCACGCGGGACTGACATCACAGACCGAGACATGCCCGACCGCACAACCGCAAACTCGACGCCTACAGGAGCAGAGACTGTGCGCAGTCGGGACGAGAGCATCACGCCTCTTCAGCGGCCCCGGCCCCAGCACCTGGACCTTGCTGACACTCATGCCAACGACGCTGGCAAGCTTCCCACGCCGGGCAAATCCCCTCGCTCTTTTCGATCCAGCTTCATGCTGCCCACCCGCGATGGCCGATCTGCCCAAACGCGCGTTCATCAGGGTCACGAGAAGCTCACTTCCGCTGAATCGTCTCCCAGGCTCGCCCGAAGGGAATCCACCAAGCAAGCTGTGAGGAGGGAGCTTGGCAAAAATTACCAGTACTTCTCCGGCAACACCGCTTTCTGCTGGGGTGGGCGACTCCAAAACACTCGTGACCGACCGGTGAACATTGCAACCGCGATCATGATCATATTGCCGGCCGCTCTCTTCTTCGGTTTTTCGTGCGTTGCCTCCCTCAAGCACTCCATTCATCGCAGCTAACTTTATGTCGCAGAGCGCCATGGCTATGGCTTAACGTTTCTCCATCGATACCCATTCTCTTTGCCTACCTGTTCTTAATATCTGTCTCTTCATTCTTTCATGCGTCTGTTTCAGACCCGGGCGTAGGTTTTTGACTGCACCTATCCAGCTCCAACGCTAACTTTGTCAGATCCTACCACGCAACCTACACCCTTTTGCGCCCACTAATCCTAATGAAGACCCTCTGAATGTTGGTCCATCAACGACCGAGTGGACAATGGTCGTATCGGCGACTGGCACGAATGCAGCCATGGAAGTGCCCACCAAATACTGCAAGAGTTGCAACATCTGGCGTCCTCCGCGTGCGCATCATTGCCGCATATGCGACAACTGTGTCGAAACTCAGGATCACCACTGTGTCTGGCTCAACAACTGCGTGGGCCGTCGTAACTATCGCTACTTTTTCGTTTTCGTCTGCGCCACAACTTTGCTTGGGCTTTTCCTGCTAGGAGCCAGTCTCGCACACATTCTAATCTGGCGTGCGAGAAACGCTGCATCTTTTGGTCAGGCGATCAATCGATGGCGCGTCCCGTTTGCAATGGCCATTTATGGACTGCTGGGCTGGACATACCCCTTCAGCCTCGGCGTATATCATCTTTTCCTGGTGGGCAGGGGCGAGACTACGCGTGAATACCTGAATTCTCACAAGTTCATGAAGAAGGATAGGCATAGACCCTTCACGCAAGGTTCGCTCATCAAGAACTGGATCGCGGTCTTGcaacgcccacgcccaccaaCTTATCTGCATTTCAAGAAAGAGTACGAGGAGGGAGATCAAAGATTTAGTTCTCGC
This region includes:
- a CDS encoding Protein S-acyltransferase; amino-acid sequence: MGIHHGAAPFARNHDFSALSAAKARRHRAQTPACPACFPFLSLLRPPHFALRTSHPHPHHTFPRFAPFRAFPRRCHEDFSHDPDHRHAPPMTTVEQKRSSTGSRVLGMTGPVGEPSLPPSRPSSIATAHSGSQARWSQPTAPRRGMSVAGSLGQSRPTTAASRTHVPLAAHGFFRPMSSQRLQQQRNQRPTSLLGQNSLRANNARDSTASSYRQSVGSTQTMRGQPTLGLHHELNQPPPSRGTDITDRDMPDRTTANSTPTGAETVRSRDESITPLQRPRPQHLDLADTHANDAGKLPTPGKSPRSFRSSFMLPTRDGRSAQTRVHQGHEKLTSAESSPRLARRESTKQAVRRELGKNYQYFSGNTAFCWGGRLQNTRDRPVNIATAIMIILPAALFFGFSAPWLWLNVSPSIPILFAYLFLISVSSFFHASVSDPGILPRNLHPFAPTNPNEDPLNVGPSTTEWTMVVSATGTNAAMEVPTKYCKSCNIWRPPRAHHCRICDNCVETQDHHCVWLNNCVGRRNYRYFFVFVCATTLLGLFLLGASLAHILIWRARNAASFGQAINRWRVPFAMAIYGLLGWTYPFSLGVYHLFLVGRGETTREYLNSHKFMKKDRHRPFTQGSLIKNWIAVLQRPRPPTYLHFKKEYEEGDQRFSSRKGKRTAPLSAEQQGGGLEMQDVSNNPGFQGPAGRALRSSHDANTA